The proteins below come from a single Oscillospiraceae bacterium genomic window:
- a CDS encoding glycosyltransferase family 4 protein, whose product MAIRKPDKEKRPRVLLVPPPDLPVPAVQGGAVETLLTHLIRENEKQGLLELLCASVPDDAARRAAEGWQHTKMLYVPRPSGHRRYWPMVFVERCMGIAAPYDPWYQKVQLSLALELPPPDLIVAEGGNLTQCSAISRMFGRRRCLAHLHGQTGCTPVMDDIYGGVLALSEFIREDYLKTSTLDPQRAYILHNCIDTSRFCPGPASKALRSQLGFTDADFIVLYCGRLDPDKGIHKLMEAIAALPIPQIKLLIVGSPFFARTQQSPFQRRLEQQAKSLGSRVQFTGYIPNEDLPDYYRLADLCCVPTLVEEAAGLVAVEAMACGRPVLATRSGGMPEYLQGSQAVLVERGDTVADQLAWSIRMLYEHPALCAEMGAAGALRGIEFSTEHYYAEFVRIAHDMIETGGTL is encoded by the coding sequence TTGGCGATACGAAAGCCCGACAAAGAAAAACGCCCCCGCGTGCTGCTGGTGCCGCCGCCGGACCTGCCGGTCCCTGCCGTGCAGGGCGGCGCGGTCGAGACCCTGCTGACCCATCTGATCCGCGAGAATGAAAAGCAGGGCCTGCTGGAGCTGCTCTGCGCCAGTGTCCCCGATGATGCCGCCCGCCGCGCTGCCGAGGGCTGGCAGCATACCAAAATGCTCTATGTCCCCCGCCCCAGCGGGCACCGCCGGTATTGGCCGATGGTCTTTGTCGAGCGCTGCATGGGTATTGCGGCCCCCTATGACCCATGGTATCAGAAGGTCCAACTTTCGCTTGCGCTGGAGCTGCCCCCGCCTGACCTGATCGTGGCCGAGGGCGGCAACCTGACCCAATGCAGCGCCATCAGCCGGATGTTCGGCCGCAGGCGGTGCTTGGCGCATCTGCACGGCCAGACCGGCTGTACCCCCGTGATGGACGACATCTACGGCGGCGTGCTGGCGCTGAGCGAGTTTATCCGCGAGGATTACCTGAAAACCAGCACCCTTGACCCGCAGCGGGCCTACATTCTGCATAACTGCATCGACACCAGCCGTTTCTGCCCCGGCCCCGCTTCCAAAGCGCTGCGGTCACAGCTCGGCTTTACCGATGCGGACTTCATCGTACTGTACTGCGGGCGGCTCGACCCTGACAAGGGCATCCATAAGCTGATGGAGGCCATTGCCGCGTTGCCGATCCCGCAGATCAAGCTGCTGATCGTAGGCAGCCCCTTCTTTGCACGCACCCAGCAAAGTCCCTTCCAGCGCCGGTTGGAACAGCAGGCCAAAAGCCTTGGCAGCCGCGTACAGTTTACCGGCTACATTCCCAACGAGGATCTGCCCGATTACTACCGGCTGGCGGATCTCTGCTGTGTGCCCACACTGGTGGAGGAGGCGGCCGGGCTTGTCGCGGTCGAGGCAATGGCCTGCGGGCGCCCCGTGCTGGCCACCCGCAGCGGCGGCATGCCCGAGTATCTGCAGGGCAGTCAGGCCGTGCTTGTGGAGCGCGGTGACACCGTAGCCGATCAGCTTGCCTGGAGCATCCGCATGCTGTATGAGCATCCGGCCCTCTGCGCCGAGATGGGCGCGGCAGGAGCCCTGCGCGGGATAGAGTTCTCCACCGAGCATTACTACGCAGAATTTGTGCGCATCGCGCACGATATGATCGAAACCGGAGGTACCCTGTGA
- a CDS encoding glycosyltransferase: MSDHPKISIISTVYNTGPYLRPAVESILAQTFTDFELLLVDDGSHDGSAEVCDALARQDARIRVFHQPNGGPAHARNTGLDNACGDYIGIVDSDDLIEPAMFETLYNAVQQPGVRLAACAADCIDAEGRRIEGRSVTIRQPGVRDAQELLLEAFQTGSFYGPLSWNKLFDARLFREKGIHYDETMLFGDDASVLHRVFEGERCNCLTDVLYHYRTRAGQITTAGFPPRKTDDLRMYWEWLQYFSARPGREEYYEWAVVRYWRIFYQFWCQSDAAGNLPELKPKFMAHKKHLDAILPDILSSRHLPLGEKLRAAAFCASPTLTYGAAAAWGRLHKRKGK; this comes from the coding sequence ATGTCTGACCATCCCAAAATCAGCATAATCTCCACCGTCTACAACACCGGGCCCTACCTGCGCCCGGCGGTGGAAAGTATTCTGGCCCAGACCTTCACCGATTTTGAGCTGCTGCTGGTGGATGACGGCAGCCACGATGGCTCTGCCGAGGTCTGCGATGCGCTGGCCCGGCAGGATGCCCGCATCCGTGTATTCCACCAGCCCAACGGCGGCCCTGCCCACGCCCGCAACACCGGGCTGGACAATGCCTGCGGTGATTACATCGGCATTGTGGACTCCGATGACCTCATCGAGCCTGCGATGTTTGAGACGCTGTACAACGCCGTGCAGCAGCCCGGCGTGCGGCTGGCCGCCTGTGCCGCAGACTGCATTGACGCCGAGGGCCGCCGGATTGAGGGGCGCAGTGTCACGATCCGCCAGCCTGGCGTGCGCGATGCGCAGGAGCTTTTGCTGGAGGCCTTCCAGACCGGCAGCTTTTACGGGCCCTTAAGCTGGAATAAGCTGTTTGATGCACGGCTTTTCCGGGAAAAGGGCATTCACTACGATGAGACGATGCTTTTTGGCGATGATGCCAGCGTACTGCACCGTGTCTTTGAGGGGGAGCGCTGCAACTGCCTGACCGATGTGCTGTATCACTACCGCACCCGCGCCGGGCAGATCACCACAGCCGGTTTCCCGCCGCGCAAGACCGATGATCTGCGGATGTACTGGGAATGGCTGCAATACTTCTCGGCCCGGCCGGGGCGCGAGGAATACTACGAATGGGCTGTGGTGCGGTACTGGCGGATCTTCTACCAGTTCTGGTGCCAGAGCGATGCAGCCGGCAACCTGCCGGAGCTGAAGCCGAAATTCATGGCGCACAAAAAACATCTGGACGCCATTTTACCGGATATTCTGTCCAGCCGCCACCTGCCGCTGGGCGAAAAGCTGCGGGCGGCGGCGTTCTGTGCCAGCCCCACGCTGACCTACGGCGCCGCAGCGGCCTGGGGCCGCCTGCACAAGAGGAAGGGGAAATAA
- a CDS encoding glycosyltransferase gives MSKPTITVIVPVYKAMATLDRCVESIVSQQTEEPIACILVDDGSPDDSGKMCDVWAARDSRVTVIHQEDRGVSGARNAGLAAAGSEYIVFLDSDDALRPGALQAALDAQRRAPHSLVCWQYTTEEADTAPVTSAAESRPQTGLARLWLDCLLAMPWNKLYRTEYAQQVPFDTQYTLGEDLQFVLDYIALLGSREPAFTYTVLTAPLTFYDCSRGGTLSTRYHADYCKIWPEHFAKLNKACCNAHCPQEDMRPLHRAELTVYAEGVADILRRDPAKRAAVRRDKAIAALRSPWLHALLERMRIERCYSAYYLPCRWRSVRLIFTLAEAKRTGSPMFGKLDWAGYYLLGGRLRRD, from the coding sequence GTGAGCAAGCCGACCATCACCGTTATCGTGCCGGTCTACAAGGCCATGGCCACCCTTGACCGCTGCGTGGAGAGCATCGTCTCCCAACAGACGGAGGAGCCGATCGCCTGTATTCTGGTCGATGACGGCAGCCCCGACGACAGCGGAAAAATGTGCGATGTCTGGGCCGCGCGGGATTCCCGCGTCACGGTCATCCATCAGGAGGACCGCGGTGTTTCCGGCGCGCGCAATGCCGGTCTGGCTGCAGCCGGGAGCGAGTATATCGTTTTTCTGGACTCCGATGATGCACTGCGTCCCGGTGCCCTGCAGGCAGCGCTCGATGCCCAGCGGCGCGCGCCGCATTCCCTCGTCTGCTGGCAGTATACGACTGAGGAGGCCGACACCGCGCCGGTTACCTCCGCAGCTGAGAGCCGCCCGCAGACCGGTCTTGCGCGCCTTTGGCTGGACTGCCTGCTGGCTATGCCGTGGAACAAGCTCTACCGCACTGAATATGCCCAGCAGGTTCCGTTTGACACACAGTATACTCTTGGCGAAGATTTACAATTTGTATTGGATTATATTGCCCTGCTCGGCAGCCGGGAGCCGGCGTTCACCTACACTGTCCTGACCGCGCCGCTGACCTTTTACGATTGCAGCCGCGGCGGTACCCTCTCAACCCGGTACCATGCCGACTATTGCAAAATTTGGCCGGAGCATTTTGCCAAGCTGAATAAGGCCTGCTGCAACGCCCACTGCCCGCAGGAGGATATGCGCCCCCTGCACCGCGCCGAGCTTACCGTCTACGCCGAGGGCGTGGCGGATATTTTGCGCCGCGACCCGGCCAAGCGCGCCGCTGTACGCCGTGACAAGGCCATTGCCGCGCTGCGCAGCCCCTGGCTGCACGCCCTGCTGGAGCGCATGCGGATCGAACGGTGCTACAGCGCCTATTATCTGCCCTGCCGTTGGCGCAGCGTGCGCCTGATCTTTACCTTGGCTGAGGCCAAGCGGACCGGCTCGCCAATGTTCGGCAAGCTGGACTGGGCCGGCTACTACCTGCTGGGCGGCAGGCTGCGCCGGGATTAA
- a CDS encoding helicase RepA family protein gives MYTKQERMMQMTFTKLPKAITAEELLSTPLPPVKWIVPGLLPAGLALFAGPSKAGKSWLTLWLCLQVAQGKPVWGREIEPRTVLYLSLEDTFNRLQDRLFRLVGSEDTPEKLILQTECQSIGQGLEEQITSFLYNHSDTGLVVIDTLQKVRSCDQSGSMYASDYKDVSTLKSLADKYGICILLIHHLRKQAASDPFDQISGSNGLMGAADTTWVMQRKRTSKNADIILTGRDLDRRTLYLHEENCIWLLDEEETAEEQRLKAVPEYLWKVAEYVGQAGKWQGTATELLSAVGISEVKPNQFTRKMAEYANELFTPRGIKYKYTRTEQKRLFEFCHDDDDGADDDIDITQLSGWDISKTPSSSSSSSFGKPWSRKYGA, from the coding sequence ATGTATACCAAACAAGAAAGGATGATGCAAATGACTTTTACGAAACTTCCGAAAGCAATCACTGCAGAAGAACTGCTCTCTACACCGCTACCGCCCGTAAAGTGGATTGTTCCCGGCCTGCTCCCGGCTGGTCTTGCTTTATTTGCTGGCCCCAGCAAAGCGGGCAAAAGCTGGCTGACATTGTGGCTTTGCCTGCAGGTCGCACAGGGTAAGCCTGTGTGGGGTCGGGAAATTGAACCGCGCACCGTGCTGTATTTGTCGTTGGAGGATACCTTCAACCGCCTGCAAGACCGTTTGTTCCGGCTTGTGGGCAGCGAGGATACACCGGAAAAGCTGATTCTGCAGACCGAATGCCAGAGTATCGGACAAGGCTTGGAGGAACAAATTACCAGCTTTCTTTACAACCATTCGGATACCGGGCTGGTAGTCATTGATACCTTGCAGAAAGTCCGTTCCTGCGATCAAAGTGGCAGTATGTACGCCAGTGACTACAAGGATGTAAGCACGCTGAAATCCCTGGCAGATAAGTACGGCATCTGCATTCTGTTGATTCATCATCTGCGTAAGCAGGCAGCATCTGACCCATTCGACCAGATTTCCGGTTCCAATGGTCTGATGGGCGCAGCGGACACCACATGGGTCATGCAGCGCAAGCGAACGAGCAAGAATGCTGACATTATCCTGACCGGGCGTGATTTGGACAGGCGAACGCTGTATCTGCATGAGGAAAACTGCATCTGGCTGTTGGACGAGGAAGAAACCGCCGAGGAGCAGCGGCTGAAGGCCGTGCCGGAATACCTTTGGAAAGTTGCGGAGTACGTCGGGCAAGCCGGAAAGTGGCAGGGGACTGCAACGGAACTGCTCTCAGCTGTTGGTATTTCCGAAGTCAAACCCAATCAATTCACCCGAAAAATGGCAGAGTATGCGAATGAGCTTTTTACTCCACGCGGTATCAAATACAAGTATACCAGAACTGAGCAAAAACGCCTGTTTGAGTTCTGTCATGACGATGATGACGGTGCTGACGATGATATCGACATAACGCAATTATCCGGCTGGGATATCTCAAAAACACCGTCATCATCGTCATCATCGTCATTCGGCAAGCCTTGGAGCAGAAAATATGGGGCATAA
- a CDS encoding site-specific integrase, with the protein MASIRKRGSNSYLIVVSRGYDYEGNRLKSVQKTVKPPKEYTPKQAEKWVKEQAILFEREVQHTPEPINRSITLAKYIEHWVTDVGPKKLAGSTFRRDEQDIRRILPALGNYKLTDLRKEVIRDFYEEMRHTPRLDGRGNLSEKSVEGLHNTLCGILSAAVDEGYLTHNPAWRCYKPKGKKKERPVADEETVKKLITAFEGQSMKYETYFKLVLATGLRRGEACGLKWSDINWKKRTIHIQRGVVKLSHEESITKDPKTASGDRMVYLSKEMCQLLKAWRKECEWDRAQTANETVDEDDYLFRQPNGKPMNPSTFTFRFKKILKQNGLPTDLNLHSLRHTNASLLIAQGVDVRTVASLLGHAQASTTLDIYAHAFDKNKREAQQKLGKAIGL; encoded by the coding sequence ATGGCGTCTATTAGAAAACGCGGCAGTAACAGCTATTTGATTGTGGTATCCCGTGGGTATGATTATGAGGGCAACAGGCTGAAATCCGTGCAGAAAACGGTCAAGCCACCCAAAGAGTATACTCCGAAACAAGCCGAGAAATGGGTAAAGGAACAGGCAATCCTATTTGAACGCGAGGTTCAGCATACGCCTGAACCCATCAACCGCAGCATCACACTGGCAAAGTACATTGAACACTGGGTAACTGATGTGGGACCGAAGAAACTGGCAGGTTCTACATTCCGACGCGATGAACAGGACATCCGCAGGATTTTACCAGCACTGGGCAACTACAAGTTGACCGATTTGCGTAAAGAGGTTATCCGTGATTTTTACGAAGAAATGCGGCACACACCGCGTCTGGATGGCAGAGGAAATCTATCCGAGAAGTCGGTCGAAGGCTTACACAACACGCTGTGCGGCATCCTGTCGGCGGCTGTGGACGAGGGATACCTGACACATAATCCCGCGTGGCGGTGCTACAAGCCGAAAGGAAAGAAAAAAGAACGTCCCGTGGCTGATGAGGAAACTGTCAAGAAGTTGATTACAGCGTTTGAAGGTCAGAGTATGAAATACGAAACCTATTTTAAGTTGGTACTGGCAACAGGCTTGCGGCGCGGTGAAGCCTGTGGGTTGAAGTGGAGCGACATTAACTGGAAAAAACGTACAATCCATATCCAGCGCGGGGTGGTAAAGCTGAGCCACGAGGAGTCCATTACCAAAGACCCGAAAACAGCCAGCGGTGACAGAATGGTATATCTGAGCAAGGAAATGTGCCAGCTATTGAAAGCGTGGCGTAAAGAGTGCGAGTGGGATAGAGCGCAGACAGCAAATGAAACTGTGGATGAGGATGACTACTTATTCCGCCAGCCTAACGGCAAGCCGATGAATCCCAGCACCTTTACATTCCGATTCAAGAAAATTCTCAAACAAAATGGCTTACCGACGGACTTGAATCTGCACAGCCTGCGTCACACCAACGCCAGCCTGCTGATTGCGCAGGGCGTGGATGTGCGCACGGTGGCTAGTCTATTGGGTCATGCACAGGCGAGTACAACGCTGGATATTTACGCCCACGCATTTGACAAGAACAAACGCGAGGCACAGCAAAAACTCGGAAAGGCGATTGGATTATGA
- a CDS encoding glycosyltransferase family 4 protein, translating into MQILWLVKTTLPQAAAACGLAGASDVSGSWLTGQLAALQAHPALHLTVLCVGKAEATGRADGVDYRIVTGTAAFAPLLQQLRPDLVHIWGTEYDAAAAMAEAAKAAGLPVLFSIQGVMRDCAAHLCDGVPAAYRRSGALWHTLDRIVPGELLDTMQASFDALAAKEAALLAQARYVTGRTAFDRSACAALAPAARYFACNETLRPLFYTGTPWHAREFGAAPVLFLPQGNYPLKNLHTALRALPAVLAAYGDAQLVIAGWPPLDKGPLLRPVIDRMFPYKRYCKQLAADLGIAGHIRYTGPLDAAAMRQAYLEADVFLLPSCCENSPNSLGEAMLLGLPCVAAAVGGIPSMLENGREGLLYGDALDDKALADAVLRILQSADGGMALGRAARARALQTHDAARNAGELEQIYKTILQEEQP; encoded by the coding sequence ATGCAGATCCTCTGGCTTGTCAAAACCACGCTGCCGCAGGCGGCGGCCGCCTGCGGGCTGGCCGGTGCCAGCGATGTGAGCGGCAGCTGGCTGACCGGGCAGCTTGCCGCGCTGCAGGCGCACCCGGCGCTGCATCTGACCGTGCTGTGTGTCGGCAAGGCAGAGGCAACCGGCCGCGCGGACGGCGTGGACTACCGTATTGTGACCGGCACCGCCGCCTTTGCCCCGCTGCTGCAGCAGCTGCGGCCCGATCTTGTCCACATCTGGGGCACCGAGTATGACGCGGCCGCCGCCATGGCCGAGGCTGCCAAGGCCGCCGGTCTGCCTGTGCTGTTCAGCATACAGGGCGTCATGCGGGACTGCGCCGCGCATCTGTGCGATGGCGTCCCCGCCGCCTACCGCCGCTCCGGCGCGCTGTGGCATACCCTTGACAGGATCGTTCCCGGCGAGCTGCTTGACACGATGCAGGCAAGCTTTGACGCACTGGCTGCCAAGGAGGCCGCACTTCTGGCACAGGCCCGCTATGTGACCGGCCGCACGGCCTTTGACCGCAGCGCCTGCGCCGCTCTGGCCCCCGCCGCCCGGTATTTCGCCTGCAATGAAACGCTGCGCCCCCTGTTTTACACGGGGACCCCCTGGCATGCGCGGGAGTTCGGCGCGGCGCCGGTGCTGTTTTTGCCGCAGGGCAACTACCCACTGAAAAACCTGCACACTGCCCTGCGGGCACTGCCCGCCGTGCTGGCAGCTTACGGCGATGCACAGCTTGTCATCGCAGGCTGGCCGCCGCTTGACAAGGGCCCGCTGCTGCGCCCCGTCATTGACCGGATGTTCCCCTACAAGCGCTATTGTAAGCAGCTTGCCGCCGATCTTGGCATTGCGGGGCACATCCGCTATACCGGCCCGCTGGACGCCGCCGCAATGCGTCAGGCATATTTGGAGGCCGATGTTTTTCTGTTGCCCTCCTGCTGTGAAAACAGCCCCAACAGTCTGGGGGAGGCCATGCTGCTGGGTCTCCCCTGCGTAGCCGCCGCCGTGGGCGGTATCCCCTCAATGCTGGAAAACGGCCGCGAGGGGCTGCTCTACGGCGATGCGCTGGATGATAAGGCCCTTGCCGATGCCGTGCTGCGCATTTTGCAGAGCGCTGACGGCGGCATGGCACTGGGCCGGGCCGCCCGCGCACGGGCCCTGCAAACCCATGACGCCGCCCGCAACGCCGGGGAGCTGGAACAAATTTACAAGACGATTCTGCAAGAGGAACAGCCGTGA
- a CDS encoding glycosyltransferase yields MSIRNISVIIPCYKAAATLRRAAASALADAPAGLELLLVDDGSPDDTGPLCDTLAAEDPRVRALHRPNGGAGAARNTGLDAARGDWVLFLDADDVLLPGLWAALAALSTEADMILFGLTRESGTTVTPADFLAEGAYPDLQALGSALAPLLFDTGLLAAPYPKLFRRSSVGALRFSPQLKINEDVLFNIQFLQNTPAIYCLHGVYYKQYDTQAGSLSRRLRGDLLDAECITRPALAELLRANGMDPAPYERTSRLRACLNQYGLLTGCRGDLPYAVRRALFAEILADPDARAALRERLQHDPHRLLALPYRAGVALQWPGLLAAYTIAKQPLLQGQRS; encoded by the coding sequence GTGAGCATACGCAACATTTCTGTCATCATTCCCTGCTACAAGGCCGCAGCCACGCTGCGCCGCGCCGCAGCAAGCGCATTGGCCGATGCCCCCGCCGGGCTGGAGCTGCTGCTGGTGGACGATGGCAGCCCCGACGATACCGGCCCCCTTTGCGACACGCTTGCCGCTGAGGATCCGCGCGTCCGTGCGCTGCACCGCCCAAACGGCGGCGCGGGTGCGGCGCGCAACACCGGGCTGGATGCCGCGCGCGGCGATTGGGTGCTTTTTCTCGATGCCGATGATGTCCTGCTGCCGGGACTTTGGGCCGCGCTTGCGGCACTTTCCACCGAGGCGGACATGATCCTGTTCGGTCTGACGCGGGAGAGCGGCACGACTGTGACCCCTGCCGATTTTCTGGCCGAAGGAGCCTATCCCGACCTGCAGGCGCTGGGCAGTGCGCTCGCCCCCCTGCTGTTTGACACGGGGCTGCTGGCCGCACCTTATCCCAAGCTGTTCCGTCGGTCGTCCGTCGGGGCGCTGCGCTTCTCGCCGCAGCTGAAGATCAACGAGGATGTTTTATTTAACATACAATTTTTACAGAATACCCCTGCCATTTATTGCCTGCATGGTGTATACTATAAGCAGTATGATACGCAGGCCGGCAGTCTTTCGCGCCGGCTGCGCGGCGATTTGCTGGATGCCGAGTGCATCACCCGCCCGGCGCTGGCCGAGCTGCTGCGCGCCAACGGCATGGACCCGGCCCCGTATGAGCGCACCAGCCGGCTGCGCGCCTGCCTGAATCAGTACGGTCTGCTGACCGGCTGCCGGGGAGATCTGCCGTATGCCGTCCGCCGCGCTCTTTTTGCCGAGATTTTGGCTGACCCCGATGCTCGCGCCGCCCTGCGGGAGCGGCTGCAGCATGACCCGCACAGGCTGCTGGCCCTGCCGTACCGCGCAGGTGTCGCCCTGCAGTGGCCGGGCTTGTTGGCGGCGTACACGATTGCAAAGCAGCCCCTTTTGCAGGGGCAACGCAGCTAG
- a CDS encoding ATP-binding protein — MNKKLILVTSPPACGKTYVAKALAKQLHNIVYLDKDTLIVLSKQIFKVAGQPYDRSSAFFEKNIRDYEYDCILALALEALDYNDLVLVNAPFTKEVRDNAFIADLKAKLAEKGATLAVIWVETSPDVVHQRMIERNSDRDTWKLAHWDEYISRCNFSLPENLADPQHKDNLIFFKNNNDTEFEASMQDCVQILQSNAEK; from the coding sequence ATGAACAAAAAACTCATTCTCGTGACCTCGCCTCCCGCCTGCGGCAAGACCTATGTTGCCAAGGCGCTGGCAAAGCAGCTGCACAATATCGTCTATCTGGATAAGGACACCCTGATCGTGCTGTCCAAACAGATCTTCAAGGTCGCCGGGCAGCCCTACGACCGCAGCAGCGCCTTTTTTGAGAAGAATATCCGCGATTATGAGTACGACTGCATTTTGGCCCTTGCGCTGGAGGCATTGGATTATAACGACCTTGTTCTGGTCAATGCCCCCTTCACCAAGGAGGTGCGCGACAACGCCTTTATCGCAGACCTCAAGGCTAAACTGGCTGAAAAGGGCGCGACTCTGGCCGTGATTTGGGTCGAGACCTCTCCTGATGTCGTGCATCAGCGCATGATCGAACGCAACTCCGACCGCGACACTTGGAAGCTTGCGCACTGGGATGAGTACATCAGCCGCTGCAATTTCTCTTTGCCGGAAAATCTGGCCGACCCGCAGCACAAGGACAATCTGATATTCTTTAAGAATAACAATGATACAGAATTTGAGGCATCCATGCAAGACTGCGTACAAATTCTGCAAAGCAACGCAGAAAAGTGA
- a CDS encoding site-specific integrase yields the protein MAYIKKKSERKFKITVCNGYKVNGQKRMKAQTIAVPSSVPKRGIQQYVMAEAERIEKKFKYGVEESDQTHFEQYAENWLKRQEPFFKATTYAGYKRNLDIVYPLIGGIPLAKLLPMTLEEMCEELRKRPGRGGNCIKETTVQKYLETVSSVLEDAKKNDIIPFNPAHRVRKKHFENEVQHIPQKYEMGKLMRAIQNEPILYRAYYTLAITTGLRRGELCALQWRDITGACELTVRRSRSCASGQIVESDTKSHRERIVTIPIGIWELLMALRQQQVLHSGVPDREQSIFTDPDGHVPHLDTFTRHLRKLYKKCGLPEEYHLHTLRHFYATYLLQEGTSKQVTASLLGHADTAFLERTYCHPQDVAKQQAANLMQDLLNSQNPCYVAFMKNKNRKAKKAG from the coding sequence ATGGCTTACATTAAGAAAAAATCCGAACGAAAATTCAAAATCACCGTCTGCAACGGCTATAAGGTCAATGGGCAGAAACGCATGAAAGCGCAGACCATCGCTGTGCCATCATCTGTGCCAAAGCGCGGCATTCAGCAGTATGTCATGGCTGAAGCGGAGCGCATCGAGAAGAAGTTCAAGTATGGCGTAGAAGAAAGCGACCAGACCCACTTTGAACAGTACGCGGAAAACTGGCTCAAGCGGCAGGAACCGTTCTTTAAGGCTACCACCTACGCAGGGTACAAACGCAATCTGGATATTGTTTACCCGCTGATTGGCGGTATTCCGCTTGCAAAACTGTTGCCCATGACGCTTGAAGAAATGTGCGAGGAACTGCGCAAGCGCCCGGGGCGTGGTGGAAATTGCATCAAGGAAACCACGGTGCAGAAATATCTCGAAACGGTTTCTTCGGTGCTGGAAGATGCCAAGAAAAATGACATCATTCCATTCAATCCGGCGCACCGTGTCCGCAAGAAGCATTTTGAGAATGAAGTGCAGCATATTCCGCAGAAATATGAAATGGGTAAACTGATGCGGGCAATTCAGAACGAACCGATTCTGTATCGGGCGTACTACACACTGGCAATCACGACCGGATTGCGGCGTGGGGAACTGTGTGCTCTGCAATGGAGGGACATAACCGGTGCTTGTGAACTGACCGTCCGCCGTTCCCGCAGCTGCGCATCCGGGCAGATTGTTGAGAGCGACACCAAGAGCCATCGGGAACGGATCGTAACGATTCCCATAGGAATATGGGAACTTCTGATGGCGCTGCGACAGCAGCAGGTGCTGCATAGCGGTGTTCCGGATAGAGAACAGTCAATTTTTACTGACCCCGACGGTCATGTACCGCACCTGGATACTTTTACACGGCATCTGCGCAAGCTGTATAAAAAGTGCGGGTTGCCAGAGGAATACCATCTGCATACGCTACGGCATTTCTACGCAACCTATCTGCTGCAGGAAGGCACCAGCAAACAGGTGACGGCATCCCTGCTGGGTCATGCGGATACGGCATTCTTGGAACGCACCTACTGCCACCCGCAGGACGTGGCGAAACAGCAGGCCGCAAACTTGATGCAAGATTTGCTGAACAGCCAAAATCCGTGCTATGTTGCATTTATGAAAAATAAGAATAGAAAAGCCAAGAAAGCAGGTTAA
- a CDS encoding glycosyltransferase, producing MMEHIAISVIVPIYNTKPYLEECIESILDQKINVPVEVLLIDDGSTDGCADLCDRYAARDARVRVIHQENQGLSAARNAGIDAAKGRYYSFIDSDDVVLPGFLQTLYDACERHDAYMALCSVEDVQENGKSCDPAYFTRPTQEGVFCGKDLLNEFYTPYGTVYTVAWNKMYRAEVWKLLHYPEGRLHEDDFVAHRLFWRCDKVVCVDKPLYHYRLRNGSICRTNIRPEAFDAVDGLADRYRFYVENHADRTVIDAAYAACWRRYLFLCAKVRQNPTPELVKAISKEQFLMQGLISYLPNCRNMKMTEKLSAARWAMMSAQSLCPIK from the coding sequence ATGATGGAACATATTGCGATCAGTGTGATCGTGCCGATTTACAATACCAAGCCGTATCTGGAGGAGTGCATTGAGAGCATCCTTGACCAGAAGATCAATGTGCCTGTTGAGGTGTTGCTGATCGATGACGGCTCGACCGATGGCTGCGCCGACCTCTGCGACCGCTACGCCGCCCGCGATGCCCGCGTCCGGGTCATCCATCAGGAGAATCAGGGCCTTTCAGCCGCACGCAATGCCGGCATTGACGCCGCCAAGGGCCGTTATTATTCCTTCATCGACTCAGACGATGTGGTTCTGCCCGGCTTTTTACAGACGCTGTACGATGCCTGCGAGCGCCACGATGCCTATATGGCGCTCTGCTCGGTCGAGGATGTGCAGGAGAATGGCAAAAGCTGCGACCCGGCTTACTTCACCCGCCCCACGCAGGAGGGCGTATTCTGCGGCAAGGACCTGCTGAATGAGTTTTACACCCCCTACGGCACGGTCTACACCGTTGCGTGGAATAAGATGTACCGCGCCGAGGTTTGGAAGCTGCTGCACTACCCCGAAGGCCGCCTGCATGAGGACGACTTTGTGGCCCACCGCCTGTTCTGGCGCTGCGACAAGGTCGTCTGCGTCGACAAGCCGCTCTACCATTACCGGCTGCGCAACGGCAGCATCTGCCGCACCAATATCCGCCCGGAGGCCTTTGACGCCGTGGACGGCCTTGCCGACCGCTACCGCTTCTATGTCGAGAACCACGCCGACCGCACTGTTATTGATGCCGCCTACGCGGCCTGCTGGCGGCGGTATCTCTTCCTCTGCGCCAAGGTCCGGCAGAACCCCACCCCCGAGCTGGTCAAGGCGATCAGCAAGGAGCAGTTCCTGATGCAGGGGCTGATCAGCTACCTGCCGAACTGCCGTAACATGAAGATGACCGAAAAGCTCAGCGCTGCCCGCTGGGCCATGATGAGCGCGCAGAGCTTGTGCCCAATCAAATAA